The Fundidesulfovibrio magnetotacticus genome includes the window ACTACGTGCCGCCCAAGTGGTTCCTGGACGCCGCCGCGACCCACGGCATCCACGTGATGGTGGGCATCCCCTGGCCCCAGCACCTGTGCTTCCTCGACCAGTGGGAAGTGAAGGAAGCCATCAAGGACGCCATGCGCGAGGCCGCCCGCGCCTGCGCCGGACACCCGGCCCTGCTGGCCTACCTGATCGGCAACGAGATCCCCAGCCACATCGTGCGCTGGTCCGGGGCCAAGAACGTGGAGAAGTTCCTGGGCAAGCTGGCCGCCATCGTCCGCAGGGAAGACCCCACGGGCCTGGTGACCTACGCCAACTACCCCTCCACCGAATACCTGAAGCTCCCCTTCCTCGATTTCCTGTGCGTCAACGTCTACCTGCACGAGGAAACGAGCTTCCGCGCCTACGTGAAGCGCCTTCAGAACGTGGCCGGAGACCTCCCGCTCGTGCTCTCCGAGTTCGGCATGGACTCCCTGCGCCACGGCGACGAGGCCCAGGCCAGGTTCCTCGAATGGCAGGTGCGCGCCGCCTTCGAAGAGGGCGTCTCGGGCACCATGGTCTTCGCCTGGACCGACGAGTGGTACACCGGCGGCCACCTCATCGAGGACTGGAAGTTCGGCATCGTCGACGCCGACCGCCAGCCCAAGGCCGCCTTCAACGCCGTGGCCAAGGCCTACGCCAACCCCCTGCCGCCCCTGCCGCCCCACGCGCCCATGATCTCCGTGATCGTCTGCGCCTTCAACGCCGACTCCACCATGGAAGGCTGCCTGGCCAGCTTCGAGCACGTGGAATACCCCAACTTCGAAGTGATCGTGGTGGACGACGGCTCCACCGACAAGACGGGGGAAATCTCCGACCGCTACGCGGCCAAGTTCCCCTTCATCCACGTGATCCACCAGCCCAACCTGGGCCTCTCCGCCGCGCGCAACGTGGGCATGCACGCCGCCCAGGGCGAGATCATCGCCTACACCGACTCCGACTGCTACGTGGACCCCCACTGGCTCACCTACATGGCCTGGGCCTTCCGCGACCAGCGCTTCGCCGCCGTGGGCGGACCCAACCTGCCCCCGCCCGAAGACAACCGCACCGCCGCCTGCGTGGCCGTCTCCCCCGGCGCGCCCACCCACGTGCTCGTCACCGACGAGATCGCCGAGCACATCCCGGGCTGCAACATGGCCTACCGCCGCGAACACCTCCTGGCCACAGGCGGCTTCGACGTGACCTACCGCGCCGCGGGCGACGACGTGGACCTCTGCTGGAGGCTCATGGACATGGGCCACACCATCGGCTTCCACGCGGGCATGATGGTCTGGCATCACCGCCGCAACACCGTGAAGGCCTACCTCAAGCAGCAGAAGGGCTACGGCCGCGCCGAGGCGCTGCTCATGCCCAAGCACCCGCAGCGCTTCAACGTGCTGGGCAACTCCCGCTGGGCCGGGCGCATCTACGGCGACATCTCCGGGGCGCTGCTCTCCACGCGCCCGGTGATCTACCACGGCGTCTTCGGCTCCGGCCTCTTCCAGACCCTCTACGAGCCCAAGGGCAGCCTGACCGCCTACCTGCCCATGAGCTTCGAATGGATGCTGGCCGCCGTGGCCGTGCTGGCCTCCGGCTTCGCCTTCGCGCCCCTCTTCGCCCTGGGCGCGGCCATGCTGGGCGTCACCTTCGCCTTCGTGGGGCACCGCGCCGCCCAGGCCAAGCTCCCCAAGGCCCACGACACCTTCCTGGCCCGGCTGACCATCTTCCTGCTCACCCTGGCCCAGCCCTGGATTCGCGGCAAGGCCCGCTACCAGACCCTCATGGACTTGCGCCGCCAGGGCCGCAGGGGCATCAAGAGCGGCAGCCTGGCCGTGCTGGGCCTGCCCGAGGAAGCCAACCTGCCCAAGTACACCCTCTGGACCCGCGTGAAGGACACCTGCTCCATCTTCCGCAGGGGCCTCAAGTTCCACCGCTTCTTCTGGAACGGCGCGTCCCTGGAGCGCGAGGACGTTCTCGACCACATCCTGCGCGTGCTGCGCACCCTGGGCGTGAGCCACACTGCGGGCACCGGCTACGCCGCCTCCTCCAGCGTGGCGCCCTGGGACCTGCGCATCCAGCCCGGGCTCATGAGCGCCCTGATGCTGCGCGTCACCGTGGAACACCACGGCGGGGACAAGCGCTTCGTGCGCCTGGCGGGCTCCGTGGCCCCCACCGGCCTGGCCGTGGCCCTCACCGGTCTCTCCCTGGCCGCCGGCCTGGGCTGCCTGGCCCTGGGAGCGCTGATCCCGGCCGCCGTCTGCGGCGGCGCGGCCCTGACGGCCATGCTCTGGACGGCCAAGGGCATGTCCTCCTCGGCGGCCATGGTCACCAAGCTGGCCCAGCACCTGATGACCTGCAAGCACGGCTGCTCCCTCACCGAGCCCGAGGACCCCAAGAAGGCCGCCAAGGAAGCCGCCAAGGCCGCCAAGGAAGACCAGGCCATCGCCGTGAAGCCCGTGAAC containing:
- a CDS encoding glycosyltransferase; translated protein: MFQLEGGSASPAIFERPRVHGRFLFLGDKKFFIKGVTYGPFPENENGEPLPEPERVAEDFRLMRSIGVNTIRVYYVPPKWFLDAAATHGIHVMVGIPWPQHLCFLDQWEVKEAIKDAMREAARACAGHPALLAYLIGNEIPSHIVRWSGAKNVEKFLGKLAAIVRREDPTGLVTYANYPSTEYLKLPFLDFLCVNVYLHEETSFRAYVKRLQNVAGDLPLVLSEFGMDSLRHGDEAQARFLEWQVRAAFEEGVSGTMVFAWTDEWYTGGHLIEDWKFGIVDADRQPKAAFNAVAKAYANPLPPLPPHAPMISVIVCAFNADSTMEGCLASFEHVEYPNFEVIVVDDGSTDKTGEISDRYAAKFPFIHVIHQPNLGLSAARNVGMHAAQGEIIAYTDSDCYVDPHWLTYMAWAFRDQRFAAVGGPNLPPPEDNRTAACVAVSPGAPTHVLVTDEIAEHIPGCNMAYRREHLLATGGFDVTYRAAGDDVDLCWRLMDMGHTIGFHAGMMVWHHRRNTVKAYLKQQKGYGRAEALLMPKHPQRFNVLGNSRWAGRIYGDISGALLSTRPVIYHGVFGSGLFQTLYEPKGSLTAYLPMSFEWMLAAVAVLASGFAFAPLFALGAAMLGVTFAFVGHRAAQAKLPKAHDTFLARLTIFLLTLAQPWIRGKARYQTLMDLRRQGRRGIKSGSLAVLGLPEEANLPKYTLWTRVKDTCSIFRRGLKFHRFFWNGASLEREDVLDHILRVLRTLGVSHTAGTGYAASSSVAPWDLRIQPGLMSALMLRVTVEHHGGDKRFVRLAGSVAPTGLAVALTGLSLAAGLGCLALGALIPAAVCGGAALTAMLWTAKGMSSSAAMVTKLAQHLMTCKHGCSLTEPEDPKKAAKEAAKAAKEDQAIAVKPVNAPAQAPAEEDEHLEAGKAEAARAAVDAPLQ